The segment GTTACAACAAAGACAACTGTTACACTACCACTACAAAGCTTCCAACATATCCAAGTAACGAAGCAAAGTGAAACAACTACAAATGAAATGGTGACACCACAAACAGTACAAACAAAAGCAGATACATTCCAAGTGACATTACCTGCTGCTAAACCTGCTCAATCAGAAGCTTTATTAAAAGAAATGCAGGCAATTATCAATAAAGCGCAAATTTCAAATGCACAAGGTATTACACGCCTAACATTGAAGTTATATCCTGAAAATTTAGGAACAATTCGTATTGAGCTTGTTCAAAATGACGGTGTTTTAACAGCACGCTTATTAGCTTCTACAGCGCATGGACGTGAACTATTAGATAGCCAAATACACCAGCTCAAACAAGCATTTGTTCAGCAAAATATACAGGTAGATCGACTGGATATTGCCCAATCATTACAGGATGCAGATCGTCAGCAACGCGATCAAAGCTTCTTTAATAATTTCTTTAAGCAGCAACAGCAAGAAGAGCAGGAACAGCAAAATGATGAGGATGAGGAAAGTATGTCCTTTAGTGATTATTTAATAAATGAGGAGGTGTAAAGATGGCAGAAGAAACAAAAAGTGTAAGTGGAGCAATAACGGATGATTTATACTATTCAAATTATAGACCACCAACAAAGCAAACGGGGAATAGTGATCTTGGCAAGGATGCTTTTCTAAAGCTATTAATTACACAATTACAGCACCAGGATCCAACAAATCCAATGGATGACCGAGAATTTATTTCTCAAATGGCTCAATTTTCTTCTTTAAAGCAAATGCAAAATATGACAAAGGCAATGGAGTCATTGCTAGTATCCCAGCAACAAACACAAATGATGAGCTATGCGAGCTTTATTGGTCAAGAAGTCAAATGGCATGAAATTACAGAAGAATTGGACGAAGATGATAAACCGATTGTTGCAGAAGGCACGGGTGTAATCGAGTCATTGAAATTTGTAGATGGCAGTGTTGTCTTCTTATTGGCAGATGGCAAGGAAATAACACCTGGTAATATTTCGGGTGTTCTAGGAGGCACTGGCACAACTTCAAATGGTAATAATGCCACTTCAGAAACGCCACTTGTCCAAGCTAGTAAACTAATTGGCAAAAATGTGACGTATATGGAGGATGATCAGGAATTACAGAGTCGTGTTGTTTCTGTGTCCAATAAAGATGGCGTTATTTATTATCAATTAGATAACGGAAAAAAATTAACAGATAAAGATTTTACAGTGATTAGCGAATAAAGGTGGGGAAGTATGATGGATCAATTTTCAATTCAGCGTGTACCCTTGCATCCATCTATTCGCACAACACAGCCCAATAAGCCTGTTCAAACACAGAAAAAATCCTTTCAAGCACATTTACAGGAAGCTACAAAGCAAGAGCTAAAGGTCAGCAAGCATGCGCATGAACGTATTATTGAGCGTAAAATTAATATTTCAGAACAAGAATGGCAGGTTGTATCAGATAAGGTATTTGAAGCACATTCAAAAGGTGTGAAACAGCCGTTAGTCTTGATGGATCAAGCCGCTTTAATTGTCAGTGCTAAAAATGCAACTGTCATTACAGCAATGGATCGCACGGAAGCAAAGCAACAGTTATTTACCAATATTGATGGCACAATTGTGCTGTAAAGGCTGGACCTTCTTAAGTAAGGAAGCCTTTGTGTTGCTGATTGATAGAGGCACACATATAAAAAATGAAGGGAGAACGACAACATATGTTACGTTCTATGTATTCAGGTATTTCAGGTCTTAAAAACTTCCAAACAAAGCTAGATGTTATTGGAAATAATATCGCTAACGTTAATACAGTTGGCTTTAAAAAAGGTCGCGTAAATTTCAAAGATTTAATGTCCCAAACACAAGCAGGCGCATCTGCAGCAACAGCTACACGTGGTGGTGTAAACCCACAACAAGTTGGTCTAGGCTCTCAATTAGCTGCGATTGATACAATTCATGGCGGTGGCTCTATTCAAACGACAGGGCGTACATTAGACTTAGCCATTGAAGGGGAAGGCTTCTTTATGGTAGGGGATGCTAACGGTGCTCCAGATGAAGAAGGTGTCCTTGATGAAGAGGGCTTCAGCAATATTTTATATACTCGTAATGGTATTTTCTATATGGATAGCAATGGTTATTTAGTAAATGCTGATGGTAAATATTTGGTTGGTCATTCTAATGAAGAATTATCTATTTCAGAGGATGAGAGTATTGATGGTTCAGAGGCTGAACAGCATAAAGCAGATAGCGGCTTAGCAGATATTGAAGGAAATATGACGGAGGAGATAGATTTTGCGGCAGATGTTTCGCCAATTCGTATTCCAACAACAGCACAATCAATCTCTATAGGTCAAGATGGTACAGTTAACTATATTGACTATAAAGGTGACCTACAGTATGCTGGGCAGCTAATTATGGCTAAATTCCCGAATGCTGGTGGTCTTGTTAAAAATGGTAGTAACTATTACCAACCAACAGCTAACTCTGGTGCTCCATACGCACAAGTAGCGACTGTAGCAGGAATTGGGAAAGTAGTACCTGGTGCTGTCGAAATGTCAAATGTAGATTTATCTGAAGAATTTACAGAAATGATTGTGGCACAACGTGGTTTCCAAGCGAATACACGTATTATTACAACATCGGATGAAGTGCTACAAGAATTAGTTAACTTAAAACGTTAATAGTCATGTGATTTTTTAGTATAACGGGCGTTTCAACAAACATATTTTCATATGAGGGAGGGTCGGGCCGGCTCTCAAGGCAGACCCGGCCCTAATTCAATGATTGAACTAACACGTCTAAATGGCAAAGTGTTTTCATTAAATGCTTTATACATAGAAACAGTCGAATCATTTCCAGATACGACGATTACTTTAACAACTGGAACAAAAATAATTGTTTTAGAGAGTGAAGATGAGGTGCGAAAAAGGGTAACAGCCTTTTATAAAAATATACAAATACTATCAAACCCGCATCTACGAGGTGAAGAAGATGAAGAATAATAAAATGTTAACGATGGTTATTATTGTGCTTGTAGCAGTTATACTGATCGGGGTTATTTTGTTTGTCTTGTTAACACAATTTAATAAACCAGCTGGCGTTGAAGAGCCTTCTATTGATGAAATTGTAGAAGCGACTATCGAAGTTCCCGAAATTACAACAAATCTTGCAGATAATCGAGTTGTACGTTTGTCATTAAAAATCCAAACGACAAGTAAAGAAGCTGCTGATGAATTAACAAAACGTACTTTCCAAGTGCAAAACCTTGCGATTCAGGAACTTTCCGAAATGGGGCAAGCAGACTTAGAAGGTAAGCAAGGGAAGCAAATATTCCAAATGGCACTAAAAACAAGATTAAATGAATTGATGCAAGAGGGAGAAGTTCAGGAAGTATATTTTACCTCCTTCATCACTCAATAAAACAGAAACTGCTTGAAATGGAGGTGGGCAAATGGCAGGAGATGTGTTATCTCAATCTGAGATAGATGCGCTGCTTTCCGCAATATCAACTGGGGAAATGTCAGCAGATGATATAAAAAAGGAAGATGAGGAACGCAAAGTTAAAGTATATGACTTTAAACGAGCACTTCGCTTCTCAAAAGATCAAATCCGAAGTTTGACCCGAATACATGAAAATTTTGCACGACTATTGACAACCTTCTTCTCTGCACAGCTAAGAAGCTATGTGCAAATAACAGTTGCATCAGTAGACCAAATACCGTTTGAAGAGTTTGTTCGTTCAATCCCGAATATGACACTGATAAATGTATTTGAAGTGCCGCCGTTAGATGGTAATATATTGATGGAAATTAATCCGAACATTGCCTACTCGATGCTAGATCGTTTAATGGGTGGTAGTGGGGCGAGTCATAGTAATGTCGATAATTTAACTGAAATTGAAACAAAAATTATGACCAACCTTTTTGAACGCTCATTCGACAATTTACGTGAGGCATGGGAAAATGTAGCGGAAATTGATCCAATATTAGTGGAGCTTGAAGTAAACCCACAATTTTTACAAATGATATCGCCAAATGAAACGGTTGTCGTTATTTCATTGAATACGATAATAGGAGAAACAAGTGGGATGATTAATATTTGTATTCCACATGTTGTATTGGAGCCAATCGTTCCAAATCTTTCTGTTCGTTATTGGATGCAAACGAATACGAAAGAAATGTCACCAGAGCAAACCAAAATGCTTGAAAGACGTGTGAAACAAGCGCAGCTACCACTTTCTGTTGAATTAGGAATAACAGATATTACCATCGAAGACTTCCTTACAATGCAAATTGGGGATGTTATACAACTAGATCAAAAAATTGATGACCCATTGGTACTAAAGGTGGGAACATTGCCAAAGTTCACAGTTCAACCGGGTAAGCAAGGTAAAAAATTAGCAATCCAGATTATCGACCCTTTGAAAGGAGGAGACGAAGATGAGTGATGAAATGCTCTCCCAAGAAGAAATTGAAGCGTTGTTAAGGGGCGAAACGTTAGAAGATAAAAATAGCGACACCGAAGCGTCTTCAAATGATGAAACAAATGATATACGAGTAGAGGATTACCTTGATTCATTTGCACAAGATGCGCTAGGTGAGGTAGGGAATATCTCCTTTGGTAGCTCTGCCACAGCTCTTTCGGCGTTATTAGGTCAAAAAGTAGATATTACTACCCCAAGCATTTCCATGATTAATCGCAATAAATTAGAAGAGGAATTTCCTCATCCATATGTAGCGGTACAAGTAGAGTACACAATTGGTTTAACAGGCATGAATCTACTTGTAATTAAGCAATCAGATGCAGCGATTATTGCTGACTTAATGTTAGGTGGTGATGGCTTAAATCCAAAGCCTGATTTAGGCGAAATTCAGTTAAGTGCTGTTCAAGAAGCTATGAATCAAATGATGGGTTCAGCAGCTACATCCATGTCGACAGTGTTCAACAAAAAAGTAGATATTTCTCCGCCAACAATCGATTTAATGAATATCTCGCAAGATGAGGGTCGAGAAAATATCCCAGAAGACGATTTACTAGTAAAAGTATCCTTTAGATTAAGAATTGGTAATTTAATTGATTCAAATCTTATGCAATTATTACCACTTAAATTTAGTCAAAACATTGTTAAATCATTGTTAGGTGAAACAGATGTCAATGAGGCTCCTGTAGCTGCGACAAGTGCGCCTGAGG is part of the Lysinibacillus sp. FSL K6-0232 genome and harbors:
- the flgD gene encoding flagellar hook assembly protein FlgD, with translation MAEETKSVSGAITDDLYYSNYRPPTKQTGNSDLGKDAFLKLLITQLQHQDPTNPMDDREFISQMAQFSSLKQMQNMTKAMESLLVSQQQTQMMSYASFIGQEVKWHEITEELDEDDKPIVAEGTGVIESLKFVDGSVVFLLADGKEITPGNISGVLGGTGTTSNGNNATSETPLVQASKLIGKNVTYMEDDQELQSRVVSVSNKDGVIYYQLDNGKKLTDKDFTVISE
- a CDS encoding TIGR02530 family flagellar biosynthesis protein, producing the protein MDQFSIQRVPLHPSIRTTQPNKPVQTQKKSFQAHLQEATKQELKVSKHAHERIIERKINISEQEWQVVSDKVFEAHSKGVKQPLVLMDQAALIVSAKNATVITAMDRTEAKQQLFTNIDGTIVL
- a CDS encoding flagellar hook-basal body complex protein, with translation MLRSMYSGISGLKNFQTKLDVIGNNIANVNTVGFKKGRVNFKDLMSQTQAGASAATATRGGVNPQQVGLGSQLAAIDTIHGGGSIQTTGRTLDLAIEGEGFFMVGDANGAPDEEGVLDEEGFSNILYTRNGIFYMDSNGYLVNADGKYLVGHSNEELSISEDESIDGSEAEQHKADSGLADIEGNMTEEIDFAADVSPIRIPTTAQSISIGQDGTVNYIDYKGDLQYAGQLIMAKFPNAGGLVKNGSNYYQPTANSGAPYAQVATVAGIGKVVPGAVEMSNVDLSEEFTEMIVAQRGFQANTRIITTSDEVLQELVNLKR
- a CDS encoding flagellar FlbD family protein, which encodes MIELTRLNGKVFSLNALYIETVESFPDTTITLTTGTKIIVLESEDEVRKRVTAFYKNIQILSNPHLRGEEDEE
- the fliL gene encoding flagellar basal body-associated protein FliL — protein: MKNNKMLTMVIIVLVAVILIGVILFVLLTQFNKPAGVEEPSIDEIVEATIEVPEITTNLADNRVVRLSLKIQTTSKEAADELTKRTFQVQNLAIQELSEMGQADLEGKQGKQIFQMALKTRLNELMQEGEVQEVYFTSFITQ
- the fliM gene encoding flagellar motor switch protein FliM, with product MAGDVLSQSEIDALLSAISTGEMSADDIKKEDEERKVKVYDFKRALRFSKDQIRSLTRIHENFARLLTTFFSAQLRSYVQITVASVDQIPFEEFVRSIPNMTLINVFEVPPLDGNILMEINPNIAYSMLDRLMGGSGASHSNVDNLTEIETKIMTNLFERSFDNLREAWENVAEIDPILVELEVNPQFLQMISPNETVVVISLNTIIGETSGMINICIPHVVLEPIVPNLSVRYWMQTNTKEMSPEQTKMLERRVKQAQLPLSVELGITDITIEDFLTMQIGDVIQLDQKIDDPLVLKVGTLPKFTVQPGKQGKKLAIQIIDPLKGGDEDE
- the fliY gene encoding flagellar motor switch phosphatase FliY, which translates into the protein MSDEMLSQEEIEALLRGETLEDKNSDTEASSNDETNDIRVEDYLDSFAQDALGEVGNISFGSSATALSALLGQKVDITTPSISMINRNKLEEEFPHPYVAVQVEYTIGLTGMNLLVIKQSDAAIIADLMLGGDGLNPKPDLGEIQLSAVQEAMNQMMGSAATSMSTVFNKKVDISPPTIDLMNISQDEGRENIPEDDLLVKVSFRLRIGNLIDSNLMQLLPLKFSQNIVKSLLGETDVNEAPVAATSAPEAPVTPPPAQQQQAPAPPPPAQPVQQQQAAPVQQQPVYQEPQQFAQPQRPAQPVNVQQAQFASFDTNVISQSEARNLNMLLDIPLQVTVELGRTKRSVKEILELSSGSIIELDKLAGEPVDILVNSRLIAKGEVVVIDENFGVRITDVLSQAERLNNLR